The Candidatus Angelobacter sp. genome includes a region encoding these proteins:
- a CDS encoding ABC transporter permease — MSTVNGKPAKEVIRPWQINLLCSLIVLNVLLYFNLFFTPGFMLLEFKHGHLYGSLVDILKLSSRVMLVSLGMTLVIATAGVDLSVGAIMAIAGSVAAKLLTQDHAGLSAAIVATLGVCFLLGAWNGALVARFGVQPIVATLILMVAGRGIAQLLTDGQIITVENPEFTFIAGGHFLGLPVPFVIVLTALVLTAALTRWTAMGLFIESVGNNEAASRFAGVNARAVKLFVYTFCGLCAGVAGLIEASTIKAADANNAGLYLELDAIMAVVIGGTSLAGGRFNLPGSLAGALIIQTLTTTILTRGVPVEYTLVVKAVVVLAVCLLQSERFRGLVSRRRNS, encoded by the coding sequence ATGAGCACGGTTAATGGCAAACCAGCAAAGGAAGTGATCCGGCCCTGGCAGATCAATCTGCTTTGTTCACTGATAGTCCTGAACGTACTCCTTTACTTCAACCTTTTCTTCACACCGGGGTTCATGCTTCTCGAGTTCAAGCACGGCCACCTCTACGGCAGTCTGGTCGATATCTTGAAACTGTCCTCGCGTGTGATGCTGGTATCACTGGGCATGACCCTGGTGATCGCGACGGCCGGAGTCGATCTTTCGGTCGGCGCGATCATGGCGATCGCCGGCTCAGTTGCCGCGAAACTGCTGACCCAGGACCACGCCGGTCTGTCGGCGGCGATTGTTGCGACACTCGGTGTCTGTTTCCTGCTCGGAGCGTGGAATGGAGCACTCGTCGCACGGTTCGGCGTGCAGCCAATTGTGGCGACCCTCATCCTCATGGTCGCCGGGCGGGGCATCGCTCAGTTGTTGACCGACGGCCAGATCATCACCGTTGAAAACCCGGAATTCACATTCATCGCCGGCGGGCACTTTCTCGGCTTGCCGGTCCCTTTCGTAATTGTCCTGACGGCGCTGGTGCTGACGGCGGCGTTGACTCGTTGGACGGCGATGGGGCTTTTCATTGAATCGGTCGGTAATAACGAAGCTGCGAGCCGGTTTGCTGGCGTCAACGCACGCGCCGTTAAGCTGTTCGTTTATACGTTCTGTGGCCTTTGTGCCGGCGTGGCGGGGCTCATCGAGGCGTCGACCATCAAGGCTGCGGACGCCAACAATGCGGGTTTGTACCTGGAACTCGATGCGATCATGGCAGTGGTCATCGGCGGGACCTCGCTGGCCGGTGGCCGGTTCAATCTGCCCGGGTCGCTGGCGGGGGCGTTGATCATTCAAACGCTCACGACCACCATTCTCACTCGTGGCGTGCCGGTCGAATACACGCTCGTGGTCAAGGCGGTGGTGGTGCTTGCGGTCTGCCTCCTTCAGTCGGAGCGATTCCGCGGCCTGGTTTCGAGGAGGAGGAACTCGTGA